A single window of Candidatus Flexicrinis affinis DNA harbors:
- a CDS encoding GAF domain-containing sensor histidine kinase, with translation MIAIERLPESWMRFGIIILCIIGVVMLLIGIPIRYEALMQVCDGPECARRVLTTGDLAAVADMGWTQQGYALFQLATELTYLAVMGPLAVFLFRRRDSPQRHMPVLTAYILVALATILMPEITLALARSGNGWYLLYQVVKSVAMLGFFLFLFTFPDGRFVPGRLRWMLVVPAVSAGIWLVTGLPEWDQAERTGIMLTMAVLWTGVIAQIYRYRTTSSQEARQQTKWLLFGLLLVVIVNFVWVIAFQFLPQGEDDAAGSRVLFNTLGFLVLMTGPLSIAMALTFGILRYRLWDIDLLINRTLVYALLTVVVVVLYAAVVTVLSQVTRGDNTLPAFAAAGAIAVSFHTIRERIQRAINRLMFGQRDEPQAVLLELSNQLRAAVLPKDLLESSVNTVARTLRVPYVAIATQRGEAHSMQTAFGQDRTPKHAFPLIHQNEVVGELVVGQRSPGEPLNRADRAVLEGIAQQLGAVVYAVRLQADLQAARERLVLTREEERRRIRRDLHDGLGPALASLPLKIDAAIDLMEQERPTSVRLLDDVKRQSQQLVADVRSVVHDLRPPSLDELGLVEALRAGLAQLGAQSGGPTFSLDADRLPDVLSAAAEVATYRIALEAATNALKHANARHCWITLGVTGANRLAITIEDDGIGMPATIVPNVGLRSMRERAEELGGTFQIEAGGRGGTRIAGTIPLPERNHAP, from the coding sequence ATGATCGCGATTGAACGCCTTCCCGAGTCGTGGATGCGATTCGGAATCATAATCCTGTGCATCATCGGTGTTGTGATGCTGCTTATCGGCATACCCATCCGTTATGAGGCGCTGATGCAGGTGTGCGACGGACCGGAGTGCGCGCGTCGCGTACTGACCACCGGCGACCTAGCCGCAGTGGCCGACATGGGATGGACACAGCAGGGGTACGCGCTGTTCCAGCTCGCGACTGAACTCACGTATCTCGCGGTGATGGGGCCGCTGGCGGTCTTCCTGTTCCGCCGGCGCGATTCGCCGCAGCGCCACATGCCTGTGCTCACCGCCTACATCCTCGTGGCGCTGGCGACGATACTTATGCCGGAGATCACGCTGGCGTTGGCGCGGTCGGGCAACGGATGGTACCTCCTGTATCAGGTCGTCAAGTCCGTGGCGATGCTCGGGTTCTTCCTGTTTCTTTTTACATTCCCGGATGGTCGGTTTGTACCCGGGCGGCTGCGCTGGATGCTCGTGGTCCCGGCCGTAAGCGCCGGCATCTGGCTCGTTACGGGACTGCCGGAGTGGGATCAGGCCGAACGCACCGGAATCATGCTCACAATGGCCGTCTTGTGGACGGGCGTGATCGCGCAGATCTACCGCTACCGCACGACCTCATCGCAGGAAGCGCGCCAGCAAACGAAGTGGCTGCTCTTCGGTCTCCTCCTGGTAGTCATCGTGAACTTTGTATGGGTCATCGCGTTTCAATTCCTCCCACAAGGCGAGGACGATGCCGCTGGATCCCGGGTACTGTTCAATACCCTCGGCTTTCTCGTCCTGATGACCGGCCCGCTGTCGATCGCCATGGCGCTCACGTTCGGCATCCTGCGCTACCGACTGTGGGACATCGACCTCCTCATCAACCGCACGCTGGTCTATGCGCTGTTGACCGTCGTCGTGGTCGTGCTGTACGCCGCCGTCGTCACCGTGCTGAGTCAGGTGACACGCGGCGACAACACGCTGCCAGCGTTCGCCGCCGCTGGCGCGATTGCCGTGAGCTTTCATACTATTCGGGAACGGATTCAGCGTGCGATCAACCGGCTCATGTTCGGTCAGCGCGACGAACCACAAGCCGTGCTGCTTGAACTCTCAAACCAACTTCGAGCCGCCGTGCTGCCCAAAGACTTGCTGGAGTCCAGTGTCAACACCGTCGCGCGCACGCTGCGCGTCCCGTATGTGGCCATTGCCACTCAGCGCGGCGAGGCGCACAGCATGCAAACGGCGTTCGGACAAGATCGGACGCCGAAGCACGCGTTTCCGCTGATCCACCAGAATGAAGTCGTCGGTGAACTCGTGGTCGGTCAGCGTTCGCCCGGCGAACCGCTCAACCGCGCGGATCGGGCTGTTCTGGAGGGGATTGCCCAGCAGTTGGGCGCGGTCGTCTATGCGGTACGCCTGCAAGCCGACCTGCAAGCCGCCCGCGAGCGTCTCGTGCTCACCCGTGAGGAGGAACGCCGTCGAATCCGGCGCGACCTGCACGATGGATTAGGCCCGGCACTCGCCAGCCTGCCGCTCAAGATCGACGCGGCGATCGACCTGATGGAACAGGAGCGTCCTACCTCGGTGCGCTTGCTGGACGACGTCAAGCGTCAGTCGCAGCAGCTTGTCGCCGACGTTCGGAGTGTGGTGCACGATCTCCGCCCGCCGTCGCTTGACGAATTGGGGCTGGTCGAAGCGCTGCGCGCCGGGCTCGCACAGCTCGGTGCTCAAAGCGGCGGCCCGACCTTCAGCCTCGACGCTGATCGCTTGCCCGACGTCCTATCGGCAGCCGCCGAAGTCGCGACGTATCGGATTGCGCTCGAAGCCGCGACCAATGCGCTCAAACACGCAAACGCCAGACACTGTTGGATTACCTTGGGCGTGACGGGCGCAAACAGACTCGCGATCACGATCGAAGATGACGGGATCGGCATGCCGGCGACGATCGTACCGAACGTCGGACTGCGATCGATGCGTGAGCGGGCCGAGGAACTTGGCGGCACGTTCCAGATCGAGGCGGGCGGGCGCGGCGGGACCCGCATCGCTGGGACGATTCCCCTCCCGGAAAGGAATCATGCGCCATGA
- a CDS encoding response regulator transcription factor, whose protein sequence is MSAQPIRLIIVDDHTLFREGLQAIFLTASDIEVVGVAASGEAAVEQAGNLRPDVVLMDIQMGGMNGIEATRRILSDLPDVKVVMLTMLEDSESLMAAMAAGAVSYVLKGADKAEVFRTIRSAAAGEVLFGPAIARRVTDYFRSLNSVSRRGDSPPVPFPELSERELEVLDLIARGLNNHEIASALYVTVKTVSNHISNIFSKLHVADRAQAIVKARNAGLGGENAR, encoded by the coding sequence ATGAGTGCGCAACCGATTCGCCTGATAATCGTGGACGACCATACGCTCTTTCGCGAAGGACTTCAGGCGATATTCCTCACGGCAAGCGACATCGAAGTCGTCGGCGTAGCGGCCAGCGGCGAGGCCGCGGTGGAGCAGGCCGGTAATCTGAGGCCCGATGTCGTGCTGATGGACATTCAGATGGGGGGCATGAACGGCATCGAAGCCACACGGCGGATTCTGTCTGATCTACCGGATGTCAAAGTGGTCATGTTGACGATGCTCGAGGACAGCGAGTCGCTCATGGCGGCGATGGCCGCTGGCGCCGTGAGCTATGTGCTCAAAGGGGCAGACAAAGCCGAGGTCTTCCGTACGATCCGTTCTGCCGCAGCGGGAGAAGTCTTGTTCGGGCCGGCCATCGCGCGCCGTGTGACGGACTACTTTCGCAGTCTGAACAGCGTATCGCGGCGTGGCGATTCGCCGCCGGTTCCGTTTCCCGAACTCTCCGAGCGCGAACTCGAGGTGCTGGACCTCATCGCACGTGGGCTGAACAACCATGAAATCGCCTCGGCGCTCTATGTCACGGTCAAGACGGTCAGCAACCACATCTCGAATATCTTCAGCAAGCTGCACGTCGCAGACCGCGCACAGGCGATCGTCAAGGCACGGAACGCCGGACTGGGCGGGGAAAACGCGCGATGA
- a CDS encoding glycosyltransferase family 1 protein — MLTLLAIGSRGDVQPIVALGRGLLDAGYRVRVVTLESFEPMVRGQGLDFFPIPGDAEALTREMMVNQMQGKGLRLLTMFRGIMRTFGALASQYERTFASPDLRDSTAILSQLPGGLYGYDLAESLGVPYIALSVIPQEITGAWPLALLPMQASFGAWYNRLTYRLGQQLAWHPFRRSINRFRRTLGLPPASFWWGNMRRMSCERVPVVQGFSAHVIPQQPDWGSHVHTTGYWTLDEHDWQPSKELLAFLESGNAPVFIGFGSMPVADPQKTTALILDALARSGQRGVLHAGWANLGTAALPDTVFGLSYAPYAWLFPRMAAIVHHGGSGTTGLALRSGSPSLVIPFTADQPFWGRRTYALGVGPAPIPIATLTAENLAAAISVMVHDSAMKARAIALRDAMSGEDGVQSAVDVIQAELSERRTMR; from the coding sequence TTGCTTACCCTACTGGCAATCGGATCGCGCGGCGACGTACAGCCGATCGTCGCGCTTGGGCGCGGGCTGCTTGATGCCGGATATCGAGTTCGCGTCGTCACGCTCGAGAGCTTCGAACCGATGGTGCGCGGGCAGGGGCTGGACTTCTTCCCGATCCCGGGCGACGCCGAAGCATTGACGCGCGAGATGATGGTCAATCAGATGCAGGGCAAGGGACTTCGTCTTCTGACCATGTTCCGCGGGATCATGCGCACGTTCGGCGCGTTGGCATCGCAGTACGAGCGCACGTTTGCGTCCCCTGACTTGCGTGACTCTACGGCGATTCTGAGCCAACTGCCGGGCGGCCTCTATGGCTACGACCTCGCCGAAAGTCTGGGCGTGCCGTATATCGCGCTGTCGGTGATCCCTCAGGAAATAACCGGGGCATGGCCGCTTGCGCTGCTGCCGATGCAGGCGTCCTTTGGCGCGTGGTACAACCGCCTGACGTATCGCCTCGGACAGCAGCTTGCGTGGCACCCGTTCCGGCGGTCCATCAATCGCTTTCGCCGTACACTCGGGCTGCCGCCGGCGTCCTTCTGGTGGGGCAATATGCGCCGTATGAGTTGCGAGCGAGTGCCGGTGGTGCAAGGATTTAGCGCGCACGTCATTCCTCAGCAGCCGGACTGGGGCAGTCACGTTCATACTACGGGCTACTGGACGCTGGACGAACACGACTGGCAGCCGTCGAAAGAATTGCTCGCCTTTCTGGAGTCGGGTAATGCTCCCGTGTTCATTGGATTCGGAAGCATGCCGGTCGCGGATCCGCAAAAGACCACCGCGCTGATCTTGGACGCGCTGGCGCGCTCCGGGCAGCGTGGCGTCCTCCATGCCGGTTGGGCGAATCTCGGTACGGCAGCCTTGCCTGACACGGTGTTTGGGCTTTCCTACGCCCCCTACGCGTGGCTCTTTCCGCGCATGGCGGCCATCGTGCATCACGGCGGGTCCGGGACGACAGGTTTGGCGCTGCGATCGGGGTCGCCCTCGCTGGTGATCCCCTTCACCGCCGATCAGCCATTCTGGGGCCGGCGCACGTATGCACTTGGTGTCGGCCCGGCTCCGATTCCGATTGCGACACTCACCGCTGAGAATCTCGCAGCGGCCATCAGCGTGATGGTTCACGACAGTGCGATGAAAGCGCGCGCGATCGCGCTGCGAGACGCCATGTCGGGGGAAGATGGCGTTCAGTCTGCTGTGGACGTGATTCAAGCGGAGCTTTCCGAGCGCCGCACCATGCGCTGA